A region from the Cryptococcus decagattii chromosome 5, complete sequence genome encodes:
- a CDS encoding RuvB-like helicase 1: protein MSAAASSSTATVQPSGIITQPPPPSTLREQRIATHSHIKGLGLADDGTAMSSSQGFIGQTLAREALGLHLSLLKGGKYSGRPLLLVGPPGTGKTALALALSQELGSKVPFCAMVGSEVYSGEVKKTEVLGSCFRRAIGLRIKETKEVYEGEVTELTPSEAENPLSGYGKTISHVIVGLKTVKGTKQLRLDPSVYESIQKERVVVGDVIYIEANTGAVKRVGRSDAYASEYDLEAEEYVPLPKGDVHKRKELVQDVTLHDLDMANARPQGGQDIMSVMGQLVKGGRTEVTDKLRREINKVVDRYIEQGVAELVPGVLFIDEVHMLDMECFTYLNRALESPMSPYVVLASNRGISTIRGTEYDGVAGSASEGIRAPHGLPVDLLDRCMIVKTQLYTRDEIRRIVEMRCKVEGIAITSEALDKLADEGERSSLRYALQLLTPSGIVSKNKGKGEVGVADVEELGELFLDAKRSAGVLRSTEDFEKRY, encoded by the exons ATGTCAGCAGCAGCATCGTCATCGACGGCGACAGTCCAGCCATCGGGAATCATCACTCAGCCCCCACCGCCATCCACCCTTCGCGAGCAGCGAATTGCAACGCACTCCCACATCAAGGGTCTCGGTCTGGCAGATGACGGTACTGCCATGTCCTCGTCCCAGGGTTTCATCGGACAGACTCTGGCCCGTGAAGCCCTTGGATTGCATTTGAGCTTGCTGAAAGGTGGCAAGTACTCGGGTAGGCCGCTATTGCTTGTTGGCCCTCCTGGAACGGGAAAGACGGCGCTCGCTTTGGCGTTGAGTCAAGAGTTGGGCAGCAAGGTGCCGTTCTGTGCGATGGTTGGGAGCGAAGTGTACTCGGGAGaagtgaagaagactgaAGTGCTGGGAAGCTGCTTCCGAAGGGCTATCG GATTGAGGATTAAGGAGACAAAGGAAGTGTACGAAGGTGAAGTCACTGAACTCACCCCTTCCGAAGCCGAGAATCCCCTCTCTGGATATGGCAAGACCATCTCACACGTTATTGTTGGTCTCAAGACTGTCAAGGGTACCAAACAACTTCGTCTCGACCCCTCCGTCTACGAATCCATCCAAAAAGAGCGAGTCGTTGTTGGAGACGTCATTTACATCGAAGCCAACACTGGTGCCGTCAAGCGTGTTGGTCGGTCGGACGCGTATGCTTCAGAATACGACCTTGAAGCCGAAGAGTATGTGCCCTTGCCCAAAGGAGATGTACACAAAAGGAAGGAGTTGGTACAGGATGTGACACTGCACGATCTGGATATGGCCAACGCCAGACCTCAAGGCGGACAGGATATCATGAGTGTGATGGGTCAGCTGGTAAAGGGCGGCAGGACAGAAGTGACAGACAAGTTGAGGCGAGAGATTAACAAGGTTGTGGACCGGTATATCGAGCAGGGTGTGGCAGAGCTTGTCCCAGGTGTGTTGTTCATTGACGAA GTGCATATGCTTGACATGGAATGCTTCACCTACCTCAACCGTGCCCTCGAATCCCCCATGTCCCCTTACGTCGTCCTCGCCTCCAACCGAGGCATCTCCACAATCCGCGGTACAGAATACGACGGTGTTGCTGGTTCCGCTTCCGAAGGTATTCGTGCCCCCCACGGTCTCCCCGTCGACTTGCTCGACAGGTGCATGATTGTCAAAACCCAGTTGTACACCCGAGACGAGATTCGTCGTATCGTGGAGATGCGATGCAAGGTGGAAGGGATCGCGATCACCTCGGAGGCGCTGGATAAGCTTGCGgatgaaggggagaggAGTAGTTTGAGGTATGCTTTGCAGCTCTTGACGCCCTCGGGGATTGTCAGTAAGAACAAAGGTAAAGGAGAGGTTGGTGTGGCGGATGTGGAAGAGTTGGGGGAATTGTTCTTGGACGCTAAGCGGTCGGCGGGCGTCTTGAGAAGCACTGAAGATTTCGAGAAGAGGTACTAG